In the Wyeomyia smithii strain HCP4-BCI-WySm-NY-G18 chromosome 2, ASM2978416v1, whole genome shotgun sequence genome, one interval contains:
- the LOC129720214 gene encoding uncharacterized protein LOC129720214 yields the protein MGSPLSPVVANIIMEKLENEAIARLKQQNISLRTYRRYVDDCFVVGKKEEIEKVVKEFNEGHEKINFTIENEIEGTLRFLDLTLIRKGGKIAKIWFPKQQYGRYLDYNSESPHTHKVNTAIALVDRALKLTDVESRIESIKTARKILRNNNYPEALIQRTLERRVHLLYNTLQGNQKTEQPKKYVSLPYIPGLSEKPSDKVKNVVFTKLKDAVAKMKQINVVYSIPCGACDDKHYIGQTSQTLEKRIGQHKNSIRTNTSATGLTQHTLEHGHNFDFSRTRILERINNNASRLSAEMLHIKMNSKTTVNLQREVDGFSNTYNNLAYKLKNEQQRTQRRRKRNERKGVT from the exons ATGGGATCTCCTTTATCaccggtagttgcgaacatcaTCATGGAAAAACTAGAAAATGAAGCAATAGCACGTCTGAAACAGCAGAATATATCGCTCAGAACCTATCGACGGTACGTGGATGACTGTTTTGTCGTGGGGAAGAAAGAAGAGATCGAAAAAGTGGTGAAAGAGTTTAATGAGGGACACGagaaaattaattttacaaTAGAGAATGAGATCGAAGGCACCCTTCGGTTCTTAGATCTCACGCTCATTAGAAAGGGAGGAAAAATAGCAAAGATCTGGTTCCCGAAGCAGCAATATGGTCGGTATCTGGACTATAACTCGGAGAGTCCACATACTCACAAGGTTAACACTGCCATTGCGCTCGTCGATCGCGCACTGAAACTCACGGATGTGGAGAGTAGGATAGAGAGCATAAAGACCGCGAGAAAAATTCTGCGTAACAACAACTACCCGGAGGCGCTAATTCAACGGACTCTGGAGAGAAGGGTTCACTTACTCTACAACACGCTCCAAGGCAACCAAAAAACCGAACAACCGAAGAAATACGTTTCGCTCCCGTATATACCGGGACTCAGTGAAAAG CCGTCGGATAAGGTGAAAAATGTGGTTTTCACCAAACTGAAGGACGCTGTagcaaaaatgaaacaaataaatgttgtgtacaGCATCCCATGTGGCGCATGTGACGACAAACATTACATAGGACAAACATCACAAACATTGGAAAAACGCATTGGACAACATAAAAACTCCATTCGTACTAACACATCAGCAACGGGACTCACGCAGCACACTCTGGAGCATGGCCACAATTTTGACTTCTCTCGAACGAGAATTCTAGAGAGAATCAACAACAATGCGAGCAGGCTATCTGCTGAAATGCTCCACATAAAAATGAACAGCAAAACGACAGTGAACCTACAACGTGAAGTGGACGGTTTCTCCAATACATACAACAACCTGGCATACAAACTAAAAAACGAGCAACAACGCACACAACGACGACGGAAGAGAAACGAACGCAAAGGAGTGACATAA
- the LOC129720212 gene encoding uncharacterized protein LOC129720212 — translation MYSLDVVSLYTNVPVEEVYKCVEERWGELQEHTTIPWNSFKEAMKTVLDASFFQYEGKFYGQKAGVPMGSPLSPVVANIIMEKLENEAIARLKQQNISLRTYRRYVDDCFVVGKKEEIEKVVKEFNEGHEKINFTIENEIEGTLRFLDLTLIRKGGKIAKIWFPKQQYGRYLDYNSESPHTHKVNTAIALVDRALKLTDVESRIESIKTARKILRNNNYPEALIQRTLERRVHLLYNTLQGNQKTEQPKKYVSLPYIPGLSEKVGKMLKNFDITASFKPSDKVKNVVFTKLKDAVPKMKQINVVYSIPCGACDDKHYIGQTSQTLEKRIGQHKNSIRTNTSATGLTQHTLEHGHSFDFSRTRILERINNNASRLSAEMLHIKMNSKTTVNLQREVDGFSNTYNNLAYKLQNEQQRTQRRRKRNERKGVT, via the coding sequence ATGTATTCGTTAGACGTGGTATCTCTCTACACAAATGTGCCCGTAGAGGAGGTGTACAAATGTGTTGAGGAACGATGGGGAGAACTACAGGAACACACCACCATTCCTTGGAACAGCTTCAAAGAAGCAATGAAAACGGTCCTCGATGCATCTTTCTTCCAATATGAAGGGAAATTCTATGGGCAGAAAGCGGGGGTGCCCATGGGATCTCCTTTATCaccggtagttgcgaacatcaTCATGGAAAAACTAGAAAATGAAGCAATAGCACGTCTGAAACAGCAGAATATATCGCTCAGAACCTATCGACGGTACGTGGATGACTGTTTTGTCGTGGGGAAGAAAGAAGAGATCGAAAAAGTGGTGAAAGAGTTTAATGAGGGACACGagaaaattaattttacaaTAGAGAATGAGATCGAAGGCACCCTTCGGTTCTTAGATCTCACGCTCATTAGAAAGGGAGGAAAAATAGCGAAGATCTGGTTCCCGAAGCAGCAATATGGTCGGTATCTGGACTATAACTCGGAGAGTCCACATACTCACAAGGTTAACACTGCCATTGCGCTCGTCGATCGCGCACTGAAACTCACGGATGTGGAGAGTAGGATAGAGAGCATAAAGACCGCGAGAAAAATTCTGCGTAACAACAACTACCCGGAGGCGCTAATTCAACGGACTCTGGAGAGAAGGGTTCACTTACTCTACAACACGCTCCAAGGCAACCAAAAAACCGAACAACCGAAGAAATACGTTTCGCTCCCGTATATACCGGGACTCAGTGAAAAGGTGGGGAAGATGctgaaaaattttgatatcacgGCGTCTTTCAAGCCGTCGGATAAGGTGAAAAATGTGGTTTTCACCAAACTGAAGGACGCTGtaccaaaaatgaaacaaataaatgttgtgtacaGCATCCCATGTGGCGCATGTGACGACAAACATTACATAGGACAAACATCACAAACATTGGAAAAACGCATTGGACAACATAAAAACTCCATTCGTACTAACACATCAGCAACGGGACTCACGCAGCACACTCTGGAGCATGGCCACAGTTTTGACTTCTCTCGAACGAGAATTCTAGAGAGAATCAACAACAATGCGAGCAGGCTATCTGCTGAAATGCTCCACATAAAAATGAACAGCAAAACGACAGTGAACCTACAACGTGAAGTGGACGGTTTCTCCAATACATACAACAACCTGGCATACAAACTACAAAACGAGCAACAACGCACACAACGACGACGGAAGAGAAACGAACGCAAAGGAGTGACATAA
- the LOC129720213 gene encoding uncharacterized protein LOC129720213: MRINMENDASNDEVRKLVRRHKIKLISIAIRDTKRTIQNKKEQKSHLQRKVEEATSADDWVRMKAMLEKRAMNTYNQSKAVEIRKLEDLKNKSIRNQSHNQEWIANTTEANLPDFVERTLMLGPNFNVQNKNTIPYVRMIADVETAIQGIPEAEGIRGEVATFMSNYINYQRQPRTKNNVWIHKEIIRTREYLREHPELYVTKADKENRTVILAADEYRQKMTTMVTDEETYTALYGNPTARTLKKLNLIVEQWFTDGHIDARNKYRLKVYNCHPPRIYGLPKLHKPDRPLRPVVSTVGSATYRMAQYLAAILGKLVGKTEFHVRNSFDFAEEISRVQVPDGYVMYSLDVVSLYTNVPVE, translated from the coding sequence ATGCGTATCAACATGGAGAACGACGCATCCAACGATGAAGTCAGAAAGCTGGTCAGAAGACATAAAATTAAACTTATTAGCATAGCAATCCGGGATACAAAAAGGACGATCCagaataaaaaagaacaaaagtCTCATCTACAAAGAAAGGTAGAAGAAGCGACCAGCGCAGATGACTGGGTGCGTATGAAGGCCATGTTGGAAAAAAGAGCTATGAACACATACAACCAATCAAAAGCTGTAGAAATACGAAAACTAGAAGACCTAAAAAATAAGAGCATTCGAAACCAAAGCCACAATCAGGAATGGATAGCGAACACAACTGAAGCGAATTTACCAGATTTCGTCGAGAGAACCTTGATGCTAGGACCGAACTTcaatgtacaaaataaaaacacgATTCCATATGTAAGGATGATCGCTGATGTCGAAACAGCCATCCAGGGAATACCTGAAGCGGAGGGAATACGAGGAGAGGTGGCAACCTTCATGTCAAATTATATCAACTATCAAAGACAACCCAGAACGAAAAATAACGTTTGGATCCATAAGGAAATAATTCGAACCAGAGAGTACCTCAGAGAGCATCCCGAACTGTACGTCACGAAAGCAGATAAGGAAAACAGAACGGTGATATTAGCAGCAGATGAATACAGACAGAAAATGACAACAATGGTAACCGATGAGGAAACGTACACGGCTCTATATGGCAATCCCACTGCAAGAACTCTCAAAAAACTCAACCTAATCGTGGAACAGTGGTTTACTGATGGACACATAGATGCGCGAAACAAATACCGACTTAAGGTGTACAACTGTCACCCACCAAGAATTTACGGCCTGCCGAAATTGCATAAACCGGACAGACCATTAAGGCCAGTAGTATCCACTGTAGGGTCTGCAACTTACCGGATGGCACAATATTTAGCGGCTATTCTTGGTAAACTCGTTGGAAAAACCGAATTTCATGTTCGCAACAGCTTTGATTTTGCCGAAGAAATTTCACGAGTGCAAGTACCCGATGGATATGTCATGTATTCGTTAGACGTGGTATCTCTCTACACAAATGTGCCCGTAGAGTAG